A single window of Vigna unguiculata cultivar IT97K-499-35 chromosome 1, ASM411807v1, whole genome shotgun sequence DNA harbors:
- the LOC114162139 gene encoding reticulon-like protein B21 — translation MNVSRRRVGARCSVVAGSVWESRMKSDEVGGGVKVFNAEQGSEEGGNGGTRLKRSQNGGVIATGKTKSWKLERSEGLENKKIQSGRGKVEQCKNLNVSSDSIKKSPKQVRKEKNEGTSVCTDKLEQGQILTRRKRSEVGEPGDKNIGEIRKNNGKNDSDENCKDFGVCQEKVISSSSDDASMVKCSLVHVDGDSHGDEEEDEEEEIDTEMEIQSFDVKEINPPKSKVGNKPEKEFVNVPEKQKIEKSVKTDRHFHQKHERLLLAVPLTVKPSPPIKKLSTVHQNFSKADSIPKAEECYSFPQSQNKLQSLVDLIMWKDISRSAFIFGIGTFTIVSSSYARDTNLSLISAMSYLGLVYLAVIFLYRSLICRGVIDVESSNYVLGEEEAIWVLKLILPYLNEFLSQLRTMFSGDPGTTIKLAISFFVLARCGSSITILIWPNSASLDLLPCQESAPHILHS, via the exons ATGAATGTGAGTAGGAGAAGAGTTGGGGCTAGATGCAGTGTGGTTGCAGGGTCAGTGTGGGAGAGCAGAATGAAGAGTGATGAAGTTGGTGGTGGAGTTAAGGTCTTCAACGCAGAACAAGGTTCTGAAGAAGGAGGCAATGGTGGCACAAGATTGAAGAGAAGCCAAAATGGGGGTGTAATTGCTACTGGAAAGACAAAATCTTGGAAATTGGAAAGGTCTGAGGGGTtggagaataaaaaaattcaatcaggCAGAGGAAAAGTAGAACAATGTAAGAACCTTAATGTATCTTCTGATTCAATAAAAAAGAGTCCAAAGCAAGTTAGGAAGGAGAAGAATGAAGGAACTTCTGTTTGTACTGATAAATTAGAACAAGGTCAAATTCTCACCAGAAGGAAAAGATCTGAGGTGGGTGAACCTGGTGACAAGAATATTGGGGAAATCAGAAAGAACAATGGCAAGAATGACAGTGATGAAAATTGCAAGGATTTTGGTGTGTGTCAAGAGAAGGTAATTTCTAGCAGTTCAGATGATGCTAGCATGGTCAAGTGTTCATTAGTGCATGTTGATGGTGATTCTCATggtgatgaagaagaagatgaggaGGAGGAGATTGATACTGAGATGGAGATACAGAGTTTTGATGTTAAGGAAATTAATCCACCAAAATCCAAGGTTGGGAATAAGCCAGAAAAGGAGTTTGTGAATGTACCAGAAAAACAGAAGATTGAAAAGTCTGTGAAAACCGACAGACATTTTCATCAGAAACATGAAAGGTTACTACTGGCTGTCCCTCTAACTGTGAAGCCATCTCCTCCAATAAAAAAGCTCTCCACAGTTCACCAAAATTTCTCCAAGGCTGATTCAA TTCCAAAGGCAGAAGAGTGCTATAGCTTTCCACAATCACAGAACAAACTGCAGAGTTTAG TGGATTTAATCATGTGGAAAGATATCTCAAGATCAGCATTTATCTTTGGGATTGGAACATTCACTATAGTTTCATCTTCTTATGCAAGGGACACCAATCTGAG TCTCATTTCTGCAATGTCCTATCTTGGCCTTGTCTATCTAGCTGTTATATTTCTGTACAGATCACTAATATGCAG GGGGGTCATAGATGTAGAAAGCTCAAACTATGTACTAGGAGAAGAAGAAGCAATTTGGGTGCTAAAGTTGATACTTCCTTACTTGAATGAATTTCTGTCACAACTCAGAACCATGTTTTCTGGAGATCCTGGTACCACCATAaag TTGGCCATATCGTTCTTTGTTCTTGCTAGATGTGGCAGCTCCATAACCATTTTAATATGGCCAAATTCT GCTTCTTTGGATCTTTTACCTTGCCAAGAATCTGCTCCTCATATTCTGCACAGTTAA